A window of Blautia argi genomic DNA:
GGTTCAGTGGTTATGGTATCCCTTCATTCCCTTTGGAAAGGTTACTTTGATTCAGGGGAATCCGGGAAAAGGAAAAACGTGGCTTGCAATGGCAATCGCCGCATACTGTACGAATGGAAAAGAACTTCCCAATGCACTTCCCATAGAACCCTTTAATGTATTGTATCAAACAGCAGAGGATGGGATAGCAGATACCATTAAGCCTAGATTAGCAAAATGTGGTGCAGATATGACAAGGGTGCGATTCATCAATGAAGATGAAAAACAGCTTTCTATGACGGACGATCGGATTGAAAAAGCCATCCGTCAGAACAATGTACGCCTCATGATCATGGATCCCATACAGGCTTATCTGGGAGCCAATGTGGATATGAATCGAGCAAATGAGATCCGTCCCTTATTTCGACATCTCAGTACGATTGCAGAGAGAACTGGATGTGCTATTGTTCTCATTGGACATTTGAATAAGTCATCGGGAAGTCAGAGCGATTACCGTTCCCTGGGATCTATTGATATCGCAGCGGCAGTACGAAGCATCTTATTTGTAGAAAAGGTGGAAAAAGAGAAGGAACAGGATATCCGAGTGGTATATCAGCAAAAGGATTCTCTTGCTAAGAAGGAAAATCCGGTAGCGTTTTCTTTAGGAGAAGAAGGCTTAAAATGGTTAGGGGAATACGATATATCCATTGAAGATCTGCTGATGGGGAAAGCAGGAACGAAAAAGGAAACAAAACTGGAAAAGGCACAGAAGTTGATCCTGGAGTTATTAACCAAACGAAAAGTGATGTGCTTAGAAGAATTAGAGGCAGAACTACTAGCCTATGGGATCTCTTCCAGAACAGGAAGAGATGCAAGAAAGCAGCTGGAAAACAGACTGAGCTACGACTGGTGTCAGGGAAGAAAAACAGTTGCGTTAACAACAGAATAAAGGAAGACATTGGCAAAAAATTACTTTGGCATTGGCAGCCTTTATAGATACCTTTGCCAGCCGCCAATGTCAAAGATATTTACCATTTATTTCAAAAAATGGTCGTGTGTATTGCGAGGTGAAATTTATGCTATGCACGTAAAAACAGGGAAAGGATATTATGAATAAAGCATATGTACCGATTTATGAAAAGGTGGCTCTTACAATTGAAGAGGCAGCTGAATATAGTAATATTGGACAAAATAGAATTAGTAATTTATTAAAAGAACCACGATGTCCATTTGTACTTTATGTAGGAGCTAAAAAACTTGTAAAGAGAAAAGAATTTGAAAGATTTATTTCAGAAAATATAGAGATTTAAGAGATAGGAGATGAGATGGAAATTGAATATTCACAAAGATAAAATGGTATGGTATAATATAAAATACTGTATTAGGGCTTCTTTGAAAGGAGCTAAAATATGGGAAAAGATTTAAAAGGCAAAGAACTTGGTGTGGGTATATCACAGGAAAGTACAGGATTATACTCCGCAAGATTTGTAGATCGGTTTGGAAAGAGAAAGCATAAACGATTCAAAAAGCTACAAGAGTGTAGAGCTTGGCTTGCAGATGCGATTTATGTAGATGAACATAGTGATATTTCAATGCCGTCTGATATGTTGGTGGATCATTGGTTTGATTACTGGATTGGAATAAAGAAGAAAACAGTCCGTCCGAATACGGTTCGTAATTATACGGAGAGATATATAAGAAATATTAAACCATTGATTGGGAAAATGTCATTATCAGATGTGAAACCTCTACATTGTCAAAAGATATTTTATGATATGGCGGATCAAGGCTATCGTACGTCCACGATTTATCAAGCAAGAATTACATTATATAATATGCTTGAATATGCAAAAGAAAATGAAGTATTACGAACGAATCCCTGTAAAAGGTCAGTGAAGAGTGATATGGGAAAACCTTCGGAGAAGAAAGTTGCATTAGAAAGAGATGTGCAAAAAATATTTTTGAGATATGCAGAAGGGCAGAGTTATGAAAATCAGTATCGATTTATTCTACAAACCGGATTGCGAACAGGCGAATTAGTTGGATTGAAATGGGAAGATATTGATTTTGAATCTAAAACAATTCAGATTCGCAGGAGTATGGAATACCGTTATAGTGTAAAAGAGTGGCGTATTGGAGAACCAAAGAGTAAATCAGGTTATCGTACGATACCTTTAACAGAAGAAGCGGTTACTATACTGAATAAACAAAAAGAAAAGAATAAGTGGATTTCAGAAATTTCAAAAGAATGGGAAGAGTTTGTGTTTCTGTGCAGAAAGGGGACACCAGTTAAGAACAGTACATATGATACGGCATTGTTTAAGATTTGTGACAAAGCACAGATTCCTAGATTTTCAATGCATATTTTGAGACATACATTTGCTACCAGATGTATTGAAGCAGGTATGAAGCCCAAAACACTTCAAATGCTACTGGGCCATTCAAATATTGGAATTACCATGAACTTATATGTTCATACTACCGAAGAAGAAAAGAAAAAAGAAATTGATTTGGTAGCAGAAGCGCTTATGGCAATATGATGGCCCACTAAATGGCCCACCTGTTAAAGTAAGTATGCTGAAATCCCTTGAAATCTAAGGATTTATAGGAGGAAATAGAAGAAATGAAACTAGGTATCGTAGGACTTCCAAACGTAGGAAAAAGTACATTATTCAATTCTTTAACAAAGGCAGGGGCAGAATCCGCAAACTACCCCTTCTGTACCATTGACCCCAACGTGGGCATTGTGGCAGTACCGGACGAGCGGTTAAAGCTTTTAGGCGATTTTTATCAGTCTAAAAAAGTAACGCCTGCGGTAATTGAATTTGTGGATATTGCAGGTCTGGTAAAAGGCGCTTCCAAAGGAGAGGGACTGGGAAACCAGTTTCTGGCAAATATTCGTGAAGTAGACGCCATTGTCCATGTGGTACGTTGCTTTGAAGATGAAAACGTGGTACATGTAGACGGCTGTATTGACCCATTGAGAGATATTGAAACTATTAATCTGGAACTGATTTTCTCCGATTTGGAAATATTGGAAAGACGTATTGCAAAGACAACCAAGTCTGCCAGAATGGACAAAGAAGCAGCTAAGGAGCTGGAATTTTTGAAGGCTGTGAAAGCGCATTTAGAGGACGGAAAGCCGGCAGCAACATTGGAGCTTGAGGACGAGGATCAGGAATTATATATGAAGGAATACAATCTTCTCACCTGGAAACCGGTTATCTATGCAGCCAATGTTTCTGAAGATGATCTGGCTGATGACGGAGATTCCAATGTTCATGTGCAGAAGGTGAGGGAATATGCAAAGGAAACGGGAAGTGAAGTTTTTGCCCTCTGTGCAGAAATCGAGCAGGAAATTTCCGAGCTGGAAGAAGACGAAAAGAAAGAATTTCTGGAGGATTTAGGAATTAAACAGTCCGGTCTGGAGAAACTGATAGTAGCAAGCTACCGTCTGCTGGGACTGTTAAGCTTCCTGACTGCAGGAGAGGACGAAACAAGAGCCTGGACCATTAAGGTGGGAACCAAGGCACCGCAGGCTGCCGGAAAAATCCACACAGATTTTGAACGAGGTTTCATTAAGGCAGAAGTGGTAAATTATCAGGACCTTTTGGACTGCGGTTCTTATGCAGGAGCAAGAGAAAAAGGACTTGTCCGCATGGAAGGAAAAGAATATGTAGTGCAGGACGGAGATGTAATTTTATTCCGATTTAACGTATAAAGACGTATAAGGAGGGTGCCATGACCCAGAGAGAACTGCAGGAGAAAATCGAGGAAGCAAGAAAAATCCTCGACAAAGCCATTGAAGATAAAGCAGGCTTTTCCAAAATCCTGGCTATCAGCCAATCCCTGGATACGCTGATTGAAGAATATATGCAAAAGCAGGCCTGAGCGCTTGAAAGAGCGGACAGAAGAGGTGGAAAATTATGGAAAACGTTGATTTTTCCGGGTTTTTCCCTCTTCTTTTTTTGAGTAAAAACATATGTTCCCCCTTGCGCGTTTCCCATTCTTGGTATAGAATGAACACATAAGTGGTAGAAAGTGGTGATAAGTGGTAGCAAATGGGTGGCTTGTGGCAGAAGTACCCCGTATGGACCATGGAGGGAGCGAAGGGGAGATTCGCTTCTTCACGAAAGAAGGTGTTGTTCATATGTTCATGGGAGAGTACAGTCATACAATTGATGCAAAGGGAAGAATGATTATTCCCTCCAAATTCCGGGAGGAGTTGGGAGAAGTGTTCGTGCTTACCAGAGGTCTTGATGGCTGTTTGTCTATTTATCCCAATGACGAATGGAAAACCTTTGAAGAAAAGCTGAAAGCTTTACCACTTAATGATAAAAATGCAAGAGCCTTCTTACGTTTCTTTGTAGCCAGCGCAACCGTATGTGAACTGGACAAGCAGGGGAGAATTCTCGTGCCGGCAACGCTGCGGGAATTTGCAGGTCTGAACAAAGATGTGGTATTAACTGGAAATCTTACAAGGATAGAGGTCTGGAGTAAGGAAAAATGGTTGGAAAACAGCAATTACGAGGACATGAATGCCATTGCAGAGGGTATGCAGAGTATGGGCATTATGATCTGAGTATGCTAGGAGAGAAAAATGGAATTTAAACACCAATCCGTATTACTGGAAGAAACAGTTGGGAATTTAAGGGTAAAACCCGACGGAATCTATGTTGATGGAACACTGGGAGGCGGCGGACATTCTTATGCGATATGTCAGCAGTTATCTGCCAAGGGGAGCTTGATAGGTATAGATCAAGATGAAGCTGCAATAAGAGCTGCGGGAGAGCGGTTACAGGATTTTAAAGATCGGGTAATCATCGTCCGCAGCAATTATTGCAACATGAAAAGAGAACTACAGAAGATAGGAATCACATCAGTCGATGGGATTGTTTTAGATTTGGGGGTATCTTCCTACCAGCTGGATAACAGCCAGCGAGGCTTTACTTACAGAGAAGATGTCCCTCTTGACATGCGTATGGATCAGAGAAATCCCCGTACAGCAAAGGATATTGTAAACAACTACAGCGAAAGTGAGCTGTACCGCATTATACGGGATTACGGGGAAGACAAATTTGCAAAGAATATTGCAAAGCATATCTGTCTTGCAAGACAGGAAAAGGATATAGAAACAACGGGAGAGCTTACAGAGATTATTAAGCGGGCTATTCCCATGAAAGTGCGGGCAGTCGGAGGGCACCCGGCAAAGAAAACATTTCAGGCAATCCGGATTGAGTTGAATCAGGAGCTGGACGTGTTGAAGAATACGCTGGACGATATGATTGACCTTTTGAATGATGAAGGAAGAATCTGCATTATTACCTTCCATTCCCTGGAAGACAGGATTGTAAAGACGATTTTTAAGAAAAATGAAAATCCATGTACCTGTCCTCCCGGATTTCCAGTATGCGTATGCGGAAACCAGCCGAAGGGAAGAGTGATTACCAGAAAACCCATTCTGCCAAGCGCAGAGGAGTTGGAATACAACAAGCGTTCAAAGAGCGCCAAGCTGAGGGTGTTTGAAAGAGTGAAGCAGTAGTTGGAAAATAACCTGATAAGGGAGAGTTTCATGGCAAGTACAAGGAACCGAAACAAATACGACAATAGAAAAGTGCAAAAGCGCGGAGCGTATTTTGAAGATGGAAATGCTGCGCGCCGTTTGGAAGAGGTACCTGGTCGGCCAAAGAAAAAAATGAGCAGGACGGTACAGAAGAACCGGGCTAACAGTACAAGCATGGGGAGAGGCTATATCGTCTTTCTGACCTTTATTTGTGCATTGGCAACAGGTGCCTGCGTACATTATATCAAACTGACTGCGGAGTTTACAGCCCAGAGAAGCGCCAAGGCGCAGTTGGAGCTGGAACTCAATGAATTGAAAGCAGACAACGATGCTTATTACAGTGATGTGGTAAGCGGCATGGATTTGGACAAAATCCGAGATCGCGCCATTGATGAACTGGGTATGGAATATGTAACTGAAGATCAGATTAAATACTATGTTCCGGGAAATAACAGCTATGTAAGACAATATCAGGATATACCGGAAGAATAAGCAGGTGGAAGATTGAGAAAAGACGAAGCAAAACAGAGAAAACTTACAAAGAAGATGAAACTAAAGCTGGCGGGGGTATTTGCATGTGCTCTGCTGGCTTTAGTCAGTTTACTGGGAGGAATTACCATTATCAATGCCAAATCCGGGAATAAATATTCCCAGCAGGTATTGTCCCAGTCCCAGCAGCAGTATACCAATACCACAATTCCCTTTAAGCGGGGAAGCATTACAGATCGAAATGGAACTATACTGGCAAACAGTGTAAAGGTCTATAATCTGGTGTTAGACTGTGTGGAAATCAACCGGAACCAGAAGAAATACAAGGATCCGACAAAGGCTGCCCTGGAGGAGTATTTCGGCATTGACCAGGAAACCACGGAGGGTCTGATAACTGGGGAATCGACAAAAGAGAGCCAGTATCAGATACTGAAAAAAGAAGTGACTATGGAAGAGAAAAAGGCCTTTG
This region includes:
- a CDS encoding AAA family ATPase, which gives rise to MIAKGDIYESKNYHNVVFVGRDKEENPRYAAMRGTDEKRYCGEARGSEKTYGFGHIGTDENLFVFESPIDLLSYITAVPEEWEKHSYISLGGLSETAMKQVYMEHKNIRSIYLCLDNDEPGNERCRQFVSMIPEEFCVFRLEPAKKDWNECLVAGLHVKEMAKQICLRDNRETLIPVTKMSEVEETVVQWLWYPFIPFGKVTLIQGNPGKGKTWLAMAIAAYCTNGKELPNALPIEPFNVLYQTAEDGIADTIKPRLAKCGADMTRVRFINEDEKQLSMTDDRIEKAIRQNNVRLMIMDPIQAYLGANVDMNRANEIRPLFRHLSTIAERTGCAIVLIGHLNKSSGSQSDYRSLGSIDIAAAVRSILFVEKVEKEKEQDIRVVYQQKDSLAKKENPVAFSLGEEGLKWLGEYDISIEDLLMGKAGTKKETKLEKAQKLILELLTKRKVMCLEELEAELLAYGISSRTGRDARKQLENRLSYDWCQGRKTVALTTE
- a CDS encoding excisionase produces the protein MNKAYVPIYEKVALTIEEAAEYSNIGQNRISNLLKEPRCPFVLYVGAKKLVKRKEFERFISENIEI
- a CDS encoding tyrosine-type recombinase/integrase; the encoded protein is MGKDLKGKELGVGISQESTGLYSARFVDRFGKRKHKRFKKLQECRAWLADAIYVDEHSDISMPSDMLVDHWFDYWIGIKKKTVRPNTVRNYTERYIRNIKPLIGKMSLSDVKPLHCQKIFYDMADQGYRTSTIYQARITLYNMLEYAKENEVLRTNPCKRSVKSDMGKPSEKKVALERDVQKIFLRYAEGQSYENQYRFILQTGLRTGELVGLKWEDIDFESKTIQIRRSMEYRYSVKEWRIGEPKSKSGYRTIPLTEEAVTILNKQKEKNKWISEISKEWEEFVFLCRKGTPVKNSTYDTALFKICDKAQIPRFSMHILRHTFATRCIEAGMKPKTLQMLLGHSNIGITMNLYVHTTEEEKKKEIDLVAEALMAI
- the ychF gene encoding redox-regulated ATPase YchF, with the translated sequence MKLGIVGLPNVGKSTLFNSLTKAGAESANYPFCTIDPNVGIVAVPDERLKLLGDFYQSKKVTPAVIEFVDIAGLVKGASKGEGLGNQFLANIREVDAIVHVVRCFEDENVVHVDGCIDPLRDIETINLELIFSDLEILERRIAKTTKSARMDKEAAKELEFLKAVKAHLEDGKPAATLELEDEDQELYMKEYNLLTWKPVIYAANVSEDDLADDGDSNVHVQKVREYAKETGSEVFALCAEIEQEISELEEDEKKEFLEDLGIKQSGLEKLIVASYRLLGLLSFLTAGEDETRAWTIKVGTKAPQAAGKIHTDFERGFIKAEVVNYQDLLDCGSYAGAREKGLVRMEGKEYVVQDGDVILFRFNV
- a CDS encoding aspartyl-phosphate phosphatase Spo0E family protein; translation: MTQRELQEKIEEARKILDKAIEDKAGFSKILAISQSLDTLIEEYMQKQA
- the mraZ gene encoding division/cell wall cluster transcriptional repressor MraZ, which translates into the protein MFMGEYSHTIDAKGRMIIPSKFREELGEVFVLTRGLDGCLSIYPNDEWKTFEEKLKALPLNDKNARAFLRFFVASATVCELDKQGRILVPATLREFAGLNKDVVLTGNLTRIEVWSKEKWLENSNYEDMNAIAEGMQSMGIMI
- the rsmH gene encoding 16S rRNA (cytosine(1402)-N(4))-methyltransferase RsmH; its protein translation is MEFKHQSVLLEETVGNLRVKPDGIYVDGTLGGGGHSYAICQQLSAKGSLIGIDQDEAAIRAAGERLQDFKDRVIIVRSNYCNMKRELQKIGITSVDGIVLDLGVSSYQLDNSQRGFTYREDVPLDMRMDQRNPRTAKDIVNNYSESELYRIIRDYGEDKFAKNIAKHICLARQEKDIETTGELTEIIKRAIPMKVRAVGGHPAKKTFQAIRIELNQELDVLKNTLDDMIDLLNDEGRICIITFHSLEDRIVKTIFKKNENPCTCPPGFPVCVCGNQPKGRVITRKPILPSAEELEYNKRSKSAKLRVFERVKQ